The genomic window ATTGATATAATGTCATTGGCCCTTCTGTCGCTTGAGTCTACACTAGGGTCAGCATCAACTGGATCAGGGTTCCACTCGTCCCAAGCTTCATCTTTATCATTGTCACCATCAGCTTCTGCTGCAAACTTGACCAACTCCTCAGCCAGTTCACTGCCCGCTCCTTCTTCAGTCAGACTACTGACAACACTACGCACTGTATCATCTCTATTCCTCAAGTAATTCCGAACAGGCTTTGTTACTGTCTCAAGTATCACCCCTGAAGGATCAAGATGTCTCAAAGCTCTAATAGTAGTAACATATGCAGTTAAAATATCAGGTGTATTTACACCAGGGTGCAATAATCTTGTCTCTAGTGCACTTTGCAAGCTCTTACATAAAGTAGACCTTAGGTCAGTCTTTTccaaacatattttaatgtcATCTACTGCAGGCTGTGAGTCTGGGTActctataattatattaaatagttGATCTATTCTTAATTTGGTATAGCTGtggtataaaaagtagcttaattTCTGTTTAAACTTAGATATAGCATTCAGAGTATTTTTATCATCAGGTGATGGTTTTGATGATCCCCCACAATATATCCTAGTGAGCCAAGACATAACAGTAGTGTCTAACCAGGTTTCTAAAAATTCTATATGTGACATATCAAATGTGCCAGTGCAAAGCTTCTGAATATGAGATTCTATTctcatttgtataaaatttgttaacactTGACCTGTCAGTCTCTCAAGCAATTGCAGCTCCATCAGTTTCCTATTGGTGTCATGGAACACCTTGACTATGTACATACAGTTACAGTCTGAGCATTCGTTCTGGCATCCAGAACACATGACATCTTCACCCATGTCAGAGTTTTCGTATTCATTATCAAACACATTGAAAGAAACTTTGTAGAAGCAGTTAATGATCACTTGGAAATCCAATGGTAATTGAGATAGTAATGTCGCTCTCACAAGTTGTTTGAATCCTGAAATAATATCTTTTTCGCCGTAGATAGGCTTATTGTCATTGCAGCTGTTGTTTAATGTGGCCAGTCTCTGTAGCATCCCTGAGAAGTTGGCCACGGAGTCGTACAGGTCGTTCACGGCAGATTTGAACAGCTGAAATCCTTTCACATCCGCTTCTACTTTAACAAATTTTGACCAAAACGAAGGAGCTACATGTTGCCgcagatatttttcaatatgcACTAAAACAAGATCACGTATTTTAATCTGAATTCCGAGGCCAACAATTATTTGCTGAACCTCATCATACTCCGCGTCGCCACAGTCAGTGAAGATGGTGTCGTTGAGGATTGGAAAAGCATAGTTTATCTTGTtccagtaaatttttaattcttcttttttatACGACATTTTGCAGTTTTCGTTTATAAAATCTGATTCCTTCTAACATGAACAAgtaacaacaacaaacaaacgaaaatgAAACCGCATTTGACATTGACAACCAGTAAATATGAGAATGACAGTGACATTGCAATGAGGtctaaaggccccagtacacgttggcctgtgttgggccaagctgtgcaatgcacaaatgtaggccacgatcaaatggtgtttacacattggcgcatgcatggctcattgctgcctggcaaaccacttgcgatgg from Helicoverpa zea isolate HzStark_Cry1AcR chromosome 20, ilHelZeax1.1, whole genome shotgun sequence includes these protein-coding regions:
- the LOC124640507 gene encoding anaphase-promoting complex subunit 2, with protein sequence MSYKKEELKIYWNKINYAFPILNDTIFTDCGDAEYDEVQQIIVGLGIQIKIRDLVLVHIEKYLRQHVAPSFWSKFVKVEADVKGFQLFKSAVNDLYDSVANFSGMLQRLATLNNSCNDNKPIYGEKDIISGFKQLVRATLLSQLPLDFQVIINCFYKVSFNVFDNEYENSDMGEDVMCSGCQNECSDCNCMYIVKVFHDTNRKLMELQLLERLTGQVLTNFIQMRIESHIQKLCTGTFDMSHIEFLETWLDTTVMSWLTRIYCGGSSKPSPDDKNTLNAISKFKQKLSYFLYHSYTKLRIDQLFNIIIEYPDSQPAVDDIKICLEKTDLRSTLCKSLQSALETRLLHPGVNTPDILTAYVTTIRALRHLDPSGVILETVTKPVRNYLRNRDDTVRSVVSSLTEEGAGSELAEELVKFAAEADGDNDKDEAWDEWNPDPVDADPSVDSSDRRANDIISMLVNVYGSKELFVNEYRTLLADRLLAQSAINTEKEIRYLELLKLRFGESQLHFCEVMLKDISDSKRINALIQQDKEIEVLNKKFTSNAMILSAQFWPPFKDESLELPEQIKRHLEAYTKSFEALKGNRTLNWKPHLGNVNIEIEIGEKKLDLTVSPFNATLIMHFQDKPEWTIDELHQVMKVPVTILRRKITYWQSMGLITEKSSDLFVLVDGSDGNKANVATNQVQEMICEDDETESVMASAHDQREGELQVFWSYIVGMLTNLDSLPLDRIHQMLKMFASQAPGTECSLQELRQFLDTKVRTHQLVLQGGMYKLPKT